Genomic window (Phacochoerus africanus isolate WHEZ1 chromosome 1, ROS_Pafr_v1, whole genome shotgun sequence):
gTGAGGGATAATGAATATGGTGGATGAGTGATGATTTCTCCAAAGTAGaggctagtgtgtgtgtgtatatatatatcttgtacTTAATCGGCCTTCCGTTTTTCCATCGTTGCCTCCCTATCTTAGAAATATCTTTTAAGTAAATACCCTTTCACCTCAGTATTCAGATGATATCCAGAAGATAATCCTTCCTGCCAGCAGAGTTCAGTGACTGTCTTGGTGCCTTGGATGGTGAGATATCTTTAAGTCAGGTAGTGAAAATGTGGTGGGTTAGACACCAGAGGAGTGACTGAATGAATGGTTCCTCTATCCCCAGTGCAACTCTGCAAAGAAGTTAGCAGAAGAAAGTAAGAGTTGCACATCCAAAGCCACGTcagcagaaactgaagaagaGGAACAGGGGGCTTCTGGTGAAGCAAGTATGCAAAATAACTCAAGGAatgagaccaaaagaaaaagatcaatgaaaaatgACAAAGGTAAGAGAACTACAAGTCCTCCAATCCTAATTCTCTGGGTTTAAAAAGACTGAAGGATTTTtctgaaaaagtagaaaatgtagGGAAGAAATTCTGTATTCTGCAAATCCTGTACATCCTTCAAAGTCTAGCTCAAATCTCACCTCCTGGTTCTGAACATTATTTTGCCTACTCTAGCTGCTGGGTGTTAAGAATCTCAATGTGCAATGATCCAGGGACAGACAGCTATAAATTTGAAATCCCATCCTTGAAACTCCACTTCCTGCTCTAAAAAGTGAGGAAAGTAGGTTCTTAGCTGAGTTTGGTTGAGGTTGGTGTGGAGGGTCAGTTGTAATTTACATAGAATAATTAGGTAAACCACCTACACTCTATTGGACACAATGTGCACTCAATGTCATAGTTGTGTCTCTTCTGGAGGTGTGTTTTctaagtccccccccccccctttttttttttgttaagtctTTACTGAATGGTGAGAGTGTGTGACATGCTTCAGGAGACTGAAATGCTGCCCTGACTGGGGTGCGCTGCCAGAATTATGGGTGTTAGTAATTGTGTAGCATTTCCAGGTGGTTTATTTTGTTGTGAGAGGGCAGGCACAGCTGAGTATTTATGACCTCAGGTCTAAAACTTCACTTATTCCCTGCATTGAAAGTGCAGGCTCTAGGTCAGCCTCTGGTTTAAAGCTCTCACAAAAGAGTAAGTGTGTGTGAGTAGTGGGGAGTTGGAGGAAGTTAAAAACTGAGGGatagaattcctgttgtggtgcagcagaaacgaatctgactcctatccatgaggactcggtttcgatcgtggcctcactcagtgggttaaggatccagcattgctgtgagttgtggtgtgggttgcagatgaggatcagatccctgtgtggctgtggctgtggcataggccagcagctgtagctccaactcgacccctaacctgggaacttccatatgctgtagatgtagcccttaaaagaagaaaaacaactgagGGGTTCAGAAACATTGTCAGTCCCGTAGGTTTGAGGTTCTGTCCTTTGGAGGTTTTGTGGTCTTCGGCAAGTCATTTAATTGTACAGCGGGGATTAGATTATGAGAACTAAAAGATTGTACTTTTGACATTTTGAAAGGCTACGCAAAAGTTAATTATTGCTAATTTTATCCCATTCTCCTTCAGCTACCTGTCCGAAAAAGATGCCTCAGTGTTGTAGCGGTATGAAACCTCAGAAGATGCAGATTCCTCCACTCCCTTCTATTCTCCCACCGGCCAACCTGATTCACAGAGACGTTCTTCGGGCTTGGTGCCAGCAATTAAAATTGAGCACCAAAGGCCGGGTGAGGGCTCAGAATGGGGCACGATGCTCTTGGGAGGAATACTACAAGCCTTAGTTTGATGATTaactcatttttctcttgttttagaaACTGGATGGATATAAACGACTCTGTGAACATGCTTACCCTAATCAAAAAGTGAGTAATTTGTAGGGAATTTGGCAGAATGGAAGGTTTAGTTCTCATCGTAATTATCTATTTTAGCAGAAGCTGAGTAGAAATGTCTTTAATCTTTTAAACCCTCTTTGTAGGACTTCCCTGCCACAGCAGAGGAAGCCAGGATCCTATCaccatcaagaagaaaattaatgatGGACAGGGGGGAGCTACCGCTGGAGGCTTCTGATAAAAAGATGTCTTCTGGAGGTGGTGCTCCTGCTGAGGTGGGGGCACCTGCCCTTGAAGGAGCTGCTGCTCATGAGGGAGTTGTATCAACTTCTGACACAGAAGCTGTGTTTGCTTCCTGGAGTAGGATTGTGTCGGAGGCCGGGAGGGTGGAAGCAGTGGAATCACGAGAGACTTGTGGTAAGCTCATTTTTAAGAGATGGGAgggagagtttccactgtggctcagcaggttaaggaccccggctagtatccatgagaattcccatttgatccctggccttgctcagtgggttaaggatccggcattgctgtggcctaggtcacagatgcaactcagatccaacGTGGCTATTgttgcagcataggccagcagctactgctccaattcatcctctagcctgcgaacttagatggcgagtgtggccctaaaaagacaaaataaatgaatgagagagatgggaaaataagtaaataagcttAATTGATATTAACCACTGCTTTATTTCAGGGTATTATCAAAGTCACCTGAAAGCCTAGTGATTCCTGGGCTCCACCCACAAATTTTTCTGATTGAGttctgggtggggccagggaatttgcatttcttttcttttcctttttttttttttagggccaaacccgtggaatatggaggttcccaggctagtagactaatcagagctacatctgctggcctatgccacaggtgaagcaatgccagatcctagccacatctgcaacctacaccacagctcacagcaacgctggatccttgacccactgaggaaggccagggatcaaacgtacaacctcatggttcctagtcagaatgtGAACTTagggaatttgcatttctaacaattgCACATGATGCTAAttagggaccacactttgaaaaccactgttctAAATTACTGAGGTCCTCAGAAGGGGATAGCAATctggcttcatttctttttcctcccttaagGAATTAAAAGTAAAAGCAGGCTCTAAAATCAATGGCCTGAGCTTAAGCTCTGGATCTCCTAGCATCTAAGTAACATTAAGTTATTTGATCTAGTTCCCAGTTAACTCATGGTAAAGTATATTAATAATGATACACATCTGGAGTTcacatcctggtgcagtggaaatgaatctaactaggaaccatgagattgcaggttcaatccctgatctcgcttagtggattaaggatccggcattgacatgagctgtggtattggttgcagatgcggctcaggtctgatgttgctgtggctatagcataggctggcggttGTAGCtgcaattcaaaccctagcctgggaacccccatatgctattggtgtggccctaaaaagcaaaaaataataataataataacaataatgataataatgcacATCTCATGATGTCATTCTGAGAGTGATAGGAAAGAAAACTAAGGAAGACTATGAACTGGTTAGCACATTACAATGCCTGTTGAGAGTTCCCCTATAACTGGtgaccttccccacccccctgcaTGTCATTCTCTACCCCCCTGACAAAGACTGCTGCCAGGTCCTGCCAGCTGCCTGCCCCACATGGTGGAGTACCACTCCAGAATCAGACATGTAAGATTCTCCCCGCCCTCCCATTCATTAAATTATCGATGTCTCAAAAAAATGAGATCCCTGAACCTACTTTAtgaaggccttccctgaccacttgggtttagtcttctttttttttttcctctgtctttttggtgatgaacctgtggcatatggaagttcccaggctgggggcaaatcagaactgtagccagcctatgccacagacatagcaatgccagatcctgagccacttctgtgaactatgccatagctcatgacaaagccagatccccaacaaactgagaaaggccagggatcaaacctgagtcttcatgtataccagtcaggttccttaccgctgagccaccacagaaactccatgGTTTAATCTTTCTGTTGAAGGAAAACAGAATGTCACCCCAAAATATTCCTCTTTAGCATAAAAATCTTGAGCTGTAGGCAGTTAAAATGCAGCAAATCCAGAAAAAGCTTCCTCTTTTCTGCCTAAAGGCAGGATATCTATGCTTTTGCTGGAGATAGACTTATCCAGTGAGAGTGGGCACCACAGCAATCTACAAACAAATCTTATGCATTAGTTTCCTCTCATATATTTATGTTTGCCACCCATAGAAACCTAAAACTGTTTTCCTTCATCTTGTCCTCtctttacaaatttatttatttatttgttttttaggcttAGGGCCACATATGCAACATTTGcaagtttcccagctaggggtcaagtcagagctgcagctgccgtcctacaccacagcccatggcaacgcaagatccttaacccactgcgtgaggccaggaattgaacacaaatcctcttggacactatgttgggttcttgaccctgctgcgccacaacaggaactcctttgtatAAATTTATTGTTCTTTGTCGAGGCTGTTATGTAAGATGGAATTCTAAGTTACCACTTTGAATTAGTTTTGGTGATTTTTGCCTGCACAATATGTACCACACAAATTCATAAACTGTTTTTCTATtgttaagtcttttttttaaaagtcccgGTGAAAACCTAAGATAGACAGAGGTCAAGTTTTGCCTCCCCTAGGCTATCATCTACCCACGTGCCTCTATACCACTTTGaactgtattttttgtttcttttcagagaTTTAAGAAGAGctgtttttgtattattttctaaagGGCAACAGGGTATGGTAGGTTAAGTTAGGTTTCCAGCATTCATATGCAAGAGCTGGCACTTGAGAGGAAAGTAGAATCAAAGGCTATGATGCAGTCAGTCTCAGACATTagaatttggtgttgccgtgttcatacttctctctttcctttcccagaggTCAAGTGGTGCGTAGTCCATGGGCGAAGTCTCCCTGGTAACACAGAGGGCTGGGTTCATTTACAGTTTCATGCTGGGCAAGCCTGGGTTCCTGAGAAGCGAAGGAGGGTATCTGCACTCTTTTTGCTACCTGCCAACACGTTCCCACCTCCTTACCTGGAGGATAATATGCTGTGCCCTGAATGTGTTCAAAGGTAATTactggttcttttcttttcctgtcttgtcttgtctttttaaggcacacctgaggcctgcagaagttcccaggctagggggtcaaatcagagccacagctgctgggctacgccacagccacatcagcacAGGATCCaatccgcgtctgcgacctacaccacaggtcatggcaatatcggatccttaacttattgagcaaggccggggatcaaaccgcaacctcatggttcctagtcggattgtttccgctgtgccacaaagggaactcctaccaggTACTTTTCTACACACTAAAAGTGGATGTCTGGTTTCTAGTTGTGATCGAGGGGAGAtgcatattaatattaattaggCCTGTATTTCAAGCACAAGTTGTCAGTAAAAGAGTTTCACAAAAATTATTAAGTGTATTCCTAGGAAAAGCAATTTTTGCcttgcccatggcacatggaaattcccaggccagagattaaatccaagctgcagcagctgtgacctagaattgagcctgcacctctgcagcaacccaagccactgcagtctgattctttttttttaattactcaatgaattttattacatttatagttgtacaacaatcatcacaaccaaattttatagcatttccatcccaaaccctcagtgcagtctgattcttaactcactgtcccatggcaagaactccccaaagagctttttttttgggTCAGGGCTTAATGCTTCTATCCAAAATGTTGGGGCATCAGTCATTGTATAATTACTATATTccaggtatatatatatgcattatacaGAGATAAtgactagcaaaaaaaaaatcccttcttttaaattttaagtggtCTACAGTCTAATGGGGATGACTGGTATGTAAACAGCTATATTACTGTGGCTGGTCTCAAAGAAGAGTTTTCTTAAGGGAAGaattgatggaaaaaataaaaatcatttggagttcccgtcatggtgtagcagaaatgaatctgactaggaaccatcaggtttcagcttcaatccctggcctgctcagtaggttaaggattcaatgttgctgtgagttgtgtaggtcacagacatggctcagatctggtgtggctgtggctgtggctggcatctgtagttctagtttgatccatagcctgggaacctccatatgccatgggtgcagccctaaaaaccaaaaaaaaaaaaaatcattaaaaaaaaattaagggaagaATCGAATagatggaaaggaagaataaggtcattttttattatagggACCAATGCCAAGGTTGTGAAAGGACTTAGGACAAAGTAGAAGTTGCAAGTAGTGACAATATGGTGGAAAATAATAAGCGTGAGATCATCCCTGGGTGATGGGacactgaaggattttttttttttgtcttcttgtcttttcagggcctcacctgcggcatatggaggttcccaggctaggggtctaattggagctacagctgccggcctacaccacagacacagcaatgcgggatccttaacccactgagcaaggccagggatcgaacctcaacgtcatggttcctagtcggattcgtttctgctgtgccacaacaggaactcccactgaaGGATTTTTAAGCAGGTAAATGAGGCTTACACTTCCCAAGGAGGAAAGGTATAATAAGATCTATTAGAAAaatcatgtaggagttcccttccgtggctcagtggttaatgaacctgactaggatccatgaggacctgggttcgatccctggccttgctgtaggccagtggctgcagctctgattcttcaacccctagcctgggaaattccatatgctgtgagtgcagccctaaaaagaaaaaagaagaaaaaagaaaagaaatggcacatggagattcccaggctaggggtctaatcggagctgtagctgccggcttttgccaaagacacagcaacgcaggttccaagccgagtctgcgacctataccacagctcacagcaatgctggatccttaacccactgagcaaggccagggattgaacctgcaacctcatggttcctagtcagatttgttaatcactgagccacagtgggaactctggacaTGGCACTTTCTATAGGTGCTGAAAAAGAACACTGGCTTCTAGATAATTATTTGGTAATTCTAAAACACTGATAAGGATAAGATGTATGTTTTAGCTGAGGATAGAGCTTCAAGGAACAACAGCATTTTAGAGGCATtttaaaggagacagaaaagaaacaaggagaAGAACTGAAATATGAAGTCAGTGGAGGGAATTTGCATTGGGAAATTGTCACAAGTAATATTGAAGCTGTGAAAGTCATAGATAACATGCTTGTAAAAAAGATTCAAAGCAgtaaaaaaatattgataatttggTATTTGTTGAAATAAGGGGAGAAGATAAATAGAGGCTGCAATTggaggtattttcttctttttttgacgactgttgcagcagcttgatgtgggatctcagttcccagacctgggatcaGTTCCCAGGTCATGACTGAACCCAGGCtgtagcagtgaaagtgccaaatcttAACCACCCAACCAgtagggaactccctgggtttaaattttttctgaaaGGCACAAGTGGAAGGTGGAGGAGAAGGATGCTCAAGGGgaattgtttgttttgtgttcAAGCAGGCTAAGTGTGCCTCTGGACTTAGCTTGGGAGGGGGGCctatggaggaggaggaggatggatggAAAGAAGCCCATCTCCCTAAACAGAGAGGCTTGTGCTGCCCAGACTCGGCTTCCAGGGACGCATTTCCTCACCCCTCTGCAGTTGTCCAGGAACCATGGAGCACTTCATCCCAAGTGCTCTGTTGGCCTGCTGGGGACCCACCTTTGGTGTCATGATGACTGAACACCAGATATGTAGGACAACTGGCAGAGGATAGAAGCCTGAAGTAAATGGGGGGCCTTCAGCTAGATTCCCCATCTTCCAGCCAGGAGTGCAACCCTCATGCCCTGGCACAATTATGTCCTGCTGGAGAAAGTAGGTGAGTGTACACTCATCTTTTCCCATTTTGGCTGTCCTGCATCCTGTTGTAATTTCTCTGCCAAGCAAATTGAATACAGTTGAGGTCACTTTGGGCAGCCCTTTATGATACACTTGGGCCACTGGACAGATAGTAAAACTTCCACTCTGGGGCCTTTCCTGCCCATAATTTGCATGGGATAGGAATATATCTGAGAGACATAACTTGGATGATTGTCATTCCTTGATGGCATGACCACATGCTTCCTGTACCTGATCCTAAGGTTGAAGGGCAATTTTATTGGCATTCCAGAGTGGACTTCTTGGTTATTTTCAAGAATaccacttgaggagttcctgttgtggatcagtggttaacgaatctgactaagaaccatgaggttgcgggttcgatccctggccttgctcagtgggttaaggttctggcgttgccgtgagctgtgttgtaggtttcagacacggcttggatcccgcgttgctgtggctctggcgtaggctggtggctacagctccgattagacccctagcctgggaacctccatatgcctcgggagtggccctag
Coding sequences:
- the DPPA4 gene encoding developmental pluripotency-associated protein 4, translating into MCRLDHGRQLDSKILKKQCNSAKKLAEESKSCTSKATSAETEEEEQGASGEASMQNNSRNETKRKRSMKNDKATCPKKMPQCCSGMKPQKMQIPPLPSILPPANLIHRDVLRAWCQQLKLSTKGRKLDGYKRLCEHAYPNQKDFPATAEEARILSPSRRKLMMDRGELPLEASDKKMSSGGGAPAEVGAPALEGAAAHEGVVSTSDTEAVFASWSRIVSEAGRVEAVESRETCEVKWCVVHGRSLPGNTEGWVHLQFHAGQAWVPEKRRRVSALFLLPANTFPPPYLEDNMLCPECVQRNKVLTKSLQ